A single window of Mycolicibacterium madagascariense DNA harbors:
- a CDS encoding cytochrome P450, whose protein sequence is MTATMSHDSAARFTLATAQTWVDPWPMYRALRDHDPVHHVIPANPEHDYYVLSRHADVFAAARDHETYSSAQGLTVNYGELDLIGMADNPPMVMQDPPVHTEFRKLVSRGFTPRQVESVEPKVREFVVERIERLRANGGGDIVAELFKPLPSMVVAHYLGVPESDRDQFDGWTEAIVAANTAEGGLAGALDTLGDALGEMMAYFTALIERRRAEPGDDTVSHLVAAGMGADGDVAGVLSILAFTFTMVTGGNDTTTGMLGGTVQLLHRYPQQRQLLTTNPDLIADSVDEFLRLTSPVQMLGRTVTRDVTIGDVTIPQGRRVMLLYGSANRDERQYGSDAGELDVTRRPRNILTFSHGAHHCLGAAAARMQSRVALTELLARIPEFEVDEDGIVWADGSYVRRPLSVPFTPA, encoded by the coding sequence ATGACAGCGACGATGTCTCATGACTCGGCAGCCCGCTTCACCCTCGCGACCGCACAGACCTGGGTCGACCCCTGGCCGATGTACCGGGCTCTGCGCGACCACGACCCCGTCCACCACGTCATCCCGGCGAATCCCGAGCACGACTACTACGTGCTGTCCCGACATGCGGACGTCTTCGCCGCGGCCCGCGACCACGAGACGTACTCCTCGGCGCAGGGCCTGACGGTCAACTACGGCGAGCTGGATCTCATCGGCATGGCCGACAACCCGCCGATGGTCATGCAGGACCCGCCGGTGCACACCGAGTTCCGCAAGCTGGTGTCGCGCGGGTTCACCCCGCGCCAGGTCGAGTCGGTCGAGCCGAAGGTGCGCGAGTTCGTCGTCGAACGGATCGAGCGCCTGCGCGCCAACGGCGGCGGCGACATCGTGGCCGAACTGTTCAAACCGCTACCGTCGATGGTCGTCGCGCACTACCTCGGGGTGCCCGAGAGCGACCGCGACCAATTCGACGGCTGGACCGAGGCCATCGTCGCCGCGAACACCGCCGAGGGCGGGCTCGCCGGCGCGCTCGACACCCTCGGCGACGCCCTGGGCGAGATGATGGCGTACTTCACCGCCCTCATCGAACGCCGCCGCGCCGAGCCGGGTGACGACACCGTCTCGCACCTGGTGGCCGCGGGAATGGGGGCCGACGGTGACGTCGCCGGCGTGCTGTCGATCCTGGCGTTCACCTTCACGATGGTCACCGGCGGCAACGACACGACCACCGGAATGCTCGGGGGCACAGTGCAACTCCTGCACCGCTACCCGCAGCAGCGGCAGCTGCTGACCACAAACCCCGACCTCATCGCCGACTCCGTCGACGAGTTCCTCCGCCTCACGTCCCCGGTGCAGATGCTGGGCCGCACCGTCACCCGCGACGTGACGATCGGCGACGTGACGATCCCCCAGGGCCGCCGCGTCATGCTGCTGTACGGTTCGGCCAATCGCGACGAACGTCAATACGGTTCCGACGCGGGCGAATTGGACGTCACCCGCAGGCCGAGGAACATCCTGACGTTCAGCCACGGCGCCCACCACTGCCTCGGCGCGGCGGCCGCCAGGATGCAATCGCGCGTCGCACTGACCGAGCTGCTGGCCCGGATCCCAGAGTTCGAGGTCGACGAGGACGGAATCGTCTGGGCCGACGGCAGTTACGTGCGCCGTCCGCTGTCGGTGCCGTTCACGCCCGCCTAG
- a CDS encoding acyltransferase family protein, protein MTSTDSSGRIDSLTGIRAVAAMLVMLTHAAYTTGNYTHGYLGLMYSRMEIGVPIFFVLSGFLLFSPWVRSAVSEQAPPSVRRYARHRVRRIMPAYVVTVLAAYLLYHFRTAGPNPGHTWIGLVRNLTLTQIYTDDYLFSYLHQGLTQMWSLAVEVAFYVALPVLAWLLLVVLCRRRWRPARLVLGLAVLALVSPAWLVLVHTTHVLPDGAPLWLPTYLMWFLGGMLLATLRPLGVRAYGLVCIPLALACYFIVSTPIAGAPTTSPAELREGLAKCVFYAVISTLLVAPLALPGGDGARSWYARAMASRPMVFLGEISYEIFLVHLITMELVMVEILRAPVYTGSMLALFVVTLVVTVPVAWGLHRVTRVPPTASVR, encoded by the coding sequence GTGACGTCGACTGACTCGTCTGGGCGCATCGACTCACTGACGGGCATCCGCGCGGTCGCGGCGATGCTGGTGATGCTCACGCACGCCGCGTACACCACGGGCAACTACACGCACGGGTACCTCGGATTGATGTACTCGCGCATGGAGATTGGCGTGCCGATCTTCTTCGTCCTGTCGGGTTTCCTGCTGTTCTCGCCGTGGGTGCGGTCGGCGGTCTCGGAGCAGGCCCCACCCTCGGTGCGTCGCTACGCGCGGCACCGGGTGCGCCGCATCATGCCCGCCTACGTCGTCACGGTGCTGGCGGCGTATCTGCTCTACCACTTTCGCACGGCGGGCCCCAACCCCGGCCACACGTGGATTGGCCTGGTCCGCAACCTCACGCTGACGCAGATCTACACCGACGACTACCTGTTCTCCTACCTGCACCAGGGTCTGACCCAAATGTGGAGTCTGGCAGTCGAAGTCGCGTTCTACGTCGCGCTGCCGGTGCTGGCCTGGCTGCTGCTGGTGGTGCTGTGCCGGCGACGGTGGCGGCCCGCGCGGCTGGTTCTCGGACTCGCGGTGCTCGCGCTGGTGTCGCCCGCGTGGTTGGTCCTCGTGCACACCACGCACGTCCTGCCCGACGGGGCACCGCTGTGGTTGCCGACGTACCTGATGTGGTTCCTCGGCGGCATGCTGTTGGCGACGCTGCGGCCGCTGGGGGTCCGCGCGTACGGCCTGGTGTGCATTCCGCTGGCGCTCGCCTGCTACTTCATCGTGTCGACCCCGATCGCCGGCGCACCGACGACCTCGCCCGCCGAACTGCGGGAGGGATTGGCGAAATGCGTGTTCTACGCGGTCATCTCGACACTGCTCGTCGCCCCGCTGGCACTGCCCGGCGGCGACGGCGCGCGCAGCTGGTACGCCAGGGCGATGGCGAGCAGGCCCATGGTGTTCCTCGGCGAGATCTCCTATGAGATCTTCCTCGTCCACCTCATCACCATGGAATTGGTGATGGTGGAGATCCTGCGCGCACCGGTCTACACCGGTTCGATGCTCGCGCTGTTCGTGGTGACGCTGGTGGTCACGGTGCCGGTGGCGTGGGGGCTGCACCGGGTCACCCGGGTACCGCCCACCGCCTCGGTGCGATAG
- a CDS encoding TetR/AcrR family transcriptional regulator — MAGDWLSERRTEAAADRILDAAEELFTRRDAATVGMNEIARVAGCSRATLYRYYENRDVLYTAYVHREAFRVFGGLGEALAGIDDPGERLLEGILTALRRVRESPPLASWFAPQRRPIGGELAQRSDVVTGLTEAFLRSLGIPDAPRRARWLVRVMISLLTFPGDDDADERAMLEDFVLPMVRSA, encoded by the coding sequence GTGGCCGGCGACTGGCTGTCCGAGCGCCGCACCGAGGCAGCCGCCGATCGCATCCTCGACGCCGCCGAGGAGCTGTTCACTCGCCGCGACGCCGCCACGGTGGGCATGAACGAGATCGCCAGGGTGGCGGGGTGTTCCCGCGCGACGCTCTACCGGTACTACGAGAACCGGGACGTGCTGTACACCGCCTACGTGCATCGCGAGGCCTTCCGGGTGTTCGGCGGGCTGGGCGAGGCGCTCGCCGGCATCGACGATCCGGGCGAGCGGTTGCTCGAGGGCATCCTGACCGCGTTGCGCCGGGTTCGCGAAAGTCCGCCGCTGGCATCGTGGTTCGCCCCCCAACGCCGGCCGATCGGTGGCGAGCTGGCGCAGCGCTCCGACGTCGTGACGGGGCTGACGGAGGCCTTCCTGCGGTCCCTCGGCATCCCCGATGCGCCCCGTCGGGCCCGCTGGCTGGTGCGCGTCATGATCTCGCTGCTGACCTTCCCCGGCGACGACGACGCCGACGAGCGGGCGATGCTGGAGGACTTCGTCCTCCCGATGGTGCGGTCGGCCTAG
- a CDS encoding TetR/AcrR family transcriptional regulator, producing the protein MTDADRAERALRRDAARNRERVLTAARELFAAKGLEATLNDVAHHANVGVGTVYRRFATKEALLEAIFEDGIEQIATLAETALRQEDSWSGFVWFVEHVCELTATDRGLREMMYSKAYGGYRVECARLRLDPLVSTLVERAREDGHLRPEVAPSDMPIVGLLAGTVGEWAGHVEPELWRRYVTLLLDGMRYRERQDRLAVDALADEQMDAAMQGWHPAG; encoded by the coding sequence GTGACCGACGCCGACCGAGCCGAACGAGCGCTGCGCAGAGACGCTGCGCGCAATCGCGAGCGCGTGCTCACCGCGGCGCGCGAGCTCTTCGCGGCCAAGGGCCTCGAGGCCACGCTCAACGACGTCGCCCATCACGCGAACGTGGGCGTCGGCACCGTGTACCGCCGGTTCGCCACCAAGGAGGCACTGCTCGAGGCCATCTTCGAAGACGGTATCGAACAGATCGCCACCCTGGCCGAAACCGCTCTGCGACAAGAGGATTCGTGGAGTGGGTTCGTCTGGTTCGTCGAGCACGTCTGCGAACTGACCGCCACCGACCGCGGCCTGCGCGAGATGATGTATAGCAAGGCCTACGGCGGTTACCGCGTCGAATGCGCCCGCCTGCGGCTGGACCCGCTCGTCTCGACGCTCGTCGAACGGGCCCGGGAAGACGGCCACCTGCGGCCCGAGGTGGCACCCTCCGACATGCCGATCGTCGGCCTGCTGGCCGGCACCGTGGGCGAATGGGCCGGACACGTCGAGCCCGAACTGTGGCGGCGGTACGTCACCCTGCTGCTCGACGGGATGCGGTACCGCGAACGGCAGGACCGGCTGGCCGTCGATGCGTTGGCCGACGAGCAGATGGACGCGGCGATGCAGGGTTGGCACCCGGCGGGCTGA